The Caldisericia bacterium genome has a segment encoding these proteins:
- a CDS encoding RnfABCDGE type electron transport complex subunit B, with product MNIVIRAIILMGIIAFLAGISLSWFNEIFKVKRDKKLEEIVKLLGGGNCGACGYPGCEAFAEAVLKGENPAKCTVAPPENIQKIGELLGLSVSTEKKKPVLSCVGGVGVEKIRAEYVGLDDCRAVPFAFNGKKACEFGCIGLGTCERACPFNAIKMVNGLPVFDYEKCTGCGICAEVCPRNVIAMVPWNESGIVKCNSPRKGIEVRKECGRGCIKCGICIKVCPEKAITWGNNKLPVIDMSKCTLCGLCVEKCPTKVIRIERGEVLLDLDVNPNLKAKV from the coding sequence ATGAACATAGTAATTAGAGCAATAATACTTATGGGAATTATAGCTTTTCTTGCTGGAATAAGCCTCTCTTGGTTCAATGAAATATTTAAAGTAAAAAGAGATAAGAAACTTGAAGAGATAGTTAAGTTGCTTGGTGGAGGCAATTGTGGTGCATGTGGATATCCTGGATGTGAAGCTTTTGCAGAAGCTGTGCTTAAAGGAGAAAATCCAGCTAAATGTACAGTGGCACCTCCAGAAAACATACAGAAGATTGGAGAACTGTTAGGACTATCTGTTTCAACAGAAAAAAAGAAACCTGTTCTTTCATGTGTTGGTGGAGTTGGAGTTGAAAAGATTAGAGCAGAATATGTAGGATTAGATGATTGTAGGGCAGTTCCATTTGCTTTTAATGGTAAGAAGGCATGTGAGTTTGGATGTATTGGACTTGGAACCTGTGAGAGAGCATGTCCCTTTAATGCCATAAAGATGGTGAATGGATTACCAGTTTTTGATTATGAAAAATGTACAGGCTGTGGAATATGTGCAGAGGTTTGTCCAAGAAATGTAATAGCTATGGTTCCATGGAATGAATCTGGAATTGTAAAGTGTAATAGTCCAAGAAAAGGAATTGAGGTAAGGAAAGAATGTGGGAGAGGATGTATAAAATGTGGTATATGTATAAAGGTATGTCCTGAAAAGGCAATCACATGGGGAAATAATAAGTTACCTGTGATTGATATGAGTAAGTGCACTTTATGTGGTCTATGTGTTGAGAAATGTCCAACAAAGGTTATAAGAATAGAGAGAGGTGAGGTCTTACTGGATCTTGATGTGAATCCGAATTTGAAAGCTAAAGTTTAA
- a CDS encoding RnfABCDGE type electron transport complex subunit A yields the protein MSVVTLIKIFIAAMIVDNMVFIRYLGMCPYVGVTGDMDSATGMGFAVIFVTTLATVVTWIVYHYFMPGLEFLKILVFIFTIASLVQLVEIYLKKNVPALYKSLGIYLPLITTNCSILAITFINIDKSYNFIESLLFALGASGGFAIALIILAGVRERLKLSNVPKFLKGYPIVFISIGLIAVAFLGFKGLIK from the coding sequence ATGAGTGTTGTTACGCTTATAAAAATCTTTATAGCGGCGATGATAGTTGACAATATGGTGTTCATTAGATACCTTGGAATGTGCCCCTATGTTGGTGTTACAGGAGATATGGATTCTGCCACCGGTATGGGGTTTGCAGTTATCTTTGTTACAACACTTGCCACAGTTGTTACATGGATAGTTTACCACTATTTTATGCCAGGACTTGAATTCCTTAAGATACTTGTTTTTATCTTTACCATTGCCTCACTTGTTCAGCTTGTAGAGATTTATCTTAAGAAAAATGTGCCTGCTCTGTATAAATCTCTTGGTATCTATCTTCCTCTCATTACTACCAACTGTTCCATTCTTGCCATCACATTTATAAATATAGATAAGAGCTACAATTTTATTGAAAGTCTTCTCTTTGCTCTTGGCGCTTCAGGTGGTTTTGCTATAGCTCTTATAATACTTGCCGGTGTAAGAGAAAGGCTAAAGCTTTCCAATGTGCCGAAGTTTCTAAAAGGTTATCCCATTGTGTTCATATCCATTGGACTTATAGCAGTTGCTTTTCTTGGTTTTAAAGGACTTATAAAATAG
- the rsxE gene encoding electron transport complex subunit RsxE, with product MKELWKEFKKGLFLQNPVLILMVGLCSVLAVSTTVKNAIGMTLGFSFVLITSELIVSAIRKIIPNHLRIPIFLVVIAGSTTVVDLVMKAYSPTLSKSLGIFIPLIVVNCIVLARVEAFAYKKSILVALFDALGMSVGYGIAIVSLAAVREILGSGTFLGYRVFPQGFKPAGILLLPPGAFIILGIYIAILRGYIGRKS from the coding sequence ATGAAAGAACTCTGGAAGGAATTCAAAAAGGGGTTGTTTTTACAGAATCCAGTTTTAATACTTATGGTTGGATTGTGTTCTGTTCTTGCAGTCTCCACCACTGTGAAAAACGCTATAGGAATGACTCTCGGCTTCTCCTTCGTTCTTATCACGAGTGAATTGATAGTTTCTGCTATAAGAAAGATAATCCCAAATCACTTAAGAATCCCCATATTCCTTGTAGTCATTGCAGGTTCAACAACAGTAGTGGATCTTGTGATGAAAGCTTACTCACCTACACTTTCCAAATCCTTAGGGATATTTATTCCACTGATAGTAGTTAACTGTATCGTTCTTGCAAGAGTGGAAGCTTTTGCCTATAAGAAGTCAATCCTTGTTGCACTTTTTGATGCATTGGGTATGTCAGTAGGTTATGGTATTGCCATAGTTTCACTTGCTGCTGTAAGAGAGATACTGGGAAGTGGAACATTTCTTGGTTATAGAGTTTTTCCTCAAGGTTTCAAACCTGCAGGTATACTGCTTCTGCCTCCGGGTGCCTTTATTATACTTGGAATTTATATAGCAATACTTAGAGGATATATAGGGAGGAAATCATGA
- a CDS encoding RnfABCDGE type electron transport complex subunit G encodes MKDIIKNALIITLVAIIGSGVLGWVYSFTAPEIQKQKERSLREGIKTIFSNEESFEELKDFGGKELSGGIKVLNVYKVKNKDGSEGYVFHALFPGYGGKIESLIGYEDDVCSGIIILEHAETPGLGAKITTEEFRKQFVNKPLSDPFIPKKDVVAITGATVSSRSVSTAIKKIAEFYREEVKGGK; translated from the coding sequence ATGAAGGATATTATAAAAAATGCTCTCATAATAACACTTGTTGCAATTATTGGTTCAGGTGTATTGGGTTGGGTTTACTCATTTACAGCTCCTGAGATTCAAAAGCAGAAGGAGAGATCTTTAAGAGAAGGTATAAAGACTATCTTTTCAAATGAGGAAAGCTTTGAGGAACTTAAAGATTTTGGTGGTAAAGAACTCTCAGGTGGTATAAAGGTGCTCAATGTGTATAAAGTTAAAAATAAAGATGGAAGTGAAGGGTATGTTTTCCATGCATTGTTCCCTGGATATGGTGGCAAGATTGAATCGTTAATTGGATATGAGGATGATGTTTGTAGTGGAATAATAATACTTGAACATGCAGAAACTCCAGGACTTGGTGCAAAAATCACAACTGAGGAGTTTAGAAAACAATTTGTAAATAAACCCTTATCTGATCCATTTATACCAAAGAAAGATGTGGTTGCAATTACAGGTGCCACCGTATCTTCAAGGTCTGTATCCACAGCTATAAAGAAAATAGCCGAATTTTACAGGGAAGAGGTGAAAGGAGGAAAATAA
- a CDS encoding RnfABCDGE type electron transport complex subunit D, whose product MKKEGTQKFKVIVSSSPHIRDPLTTHTIMRLVFIALLPAAIWGVYEFGLYAGLILVTSIVTAVLSEYLFEIITKRKITISDGSAALTGLLFGMVISPTTPLWMVVIGSSSAIIIAKQFFGGLGSNFLNPALFGRAVVFLSWTGLLNRWPKPAFNFFYFISGNQNLVTTATPLDLFRLHQLSITSSLYSDLFFGRVGGSIGETSKLLLLIGVVFLLLIRRDIIDLKIPLTFIGTVALLAFLFKQDVLFHLLSGGLIIGAFFMATDYVTTPVTPLGRVIFGIGAGVITFVIRNWGIYPEGVSFGILSMNVLTPLLDKILPRAFGTGGKK is encoded by the coding sequence ATGAAAAAGGAAGGAACTCAAAAATTTAAAGTAATAGTTTCCTCATCTCCACATATAAGAGACCCATTAACAACACATACAATAATGCGACTTGTCTTTATTGCTCTTCTTCCTGCTGCCATCTGGGGGGTGTATGAGTTTGGTCTGTATGCTGGACTTATACTTGTAACGAGCATTGTTACTGCAGTTCTGTCTGAGTATCTTTTTGAAATTATAACAAAGAGAAAGATTACAATATCTGATGGAAGTGCTGCTTTAACAGGATTGTTGTTTGGTATGGTAATTTCTCCCACAACTCCCCTCTGGATGGTTGTTATAGGCTCCTCATCAGCCATCATAATCGCAAAGCAATTCTTTGGTGGTCTGGGTTCAAACTTCCTGAATCCTGCTCTCTTTGGAAGGGCAGTTGTGTTTCTATCATGGACTGGACTACTCAACAGATGGCCTAAGCCGGCATTTAACTTTTTCTACTTTATTTCAGGAAACCAAAATCTTGTCACCACAGCTACACCCCTTGATCTGTTCAGGCTTCATCAATTGAGCATAACCTCTTCTCTTTATTCTGATCTATTCTTTGGAAGAGTTGGTGGTTCAATTGGAGAGACATCAAAACTACTTCTTCTTATAGGTGTTGTTTTTCTTTTGTTGATCAGAAGAGATATAATAGATCTTAAGATTCCTCTAACATTCATTGGGACAGTGGCTCTTCTTGCCTTTCTATTTAAACAGGATGTTCTGTTCCATCTACTTTCAGGAGGATTAATAATAGGTGCGTTTTTTATGGCAACTGACTATGTAACAACTCCCGTTACACCTTTGGGTCGAGTTATCTTTGGTATAGGAGCAGGCGTGATTACCTTTGTTATAAGAAACTGGGGAATTTATCCTGAAGGAGTCTCTTTTGGTATTTTGTCCATGAATGTGCTTACTCCACTCCTTGATAAAATTCTGCCAAGGGCATTTGGAACAGGAGGGAAGAAATGA
- the rsxC gene encoding electron transport complex subunit RsxC, protein MRILTFGRGGVHPPESKLTKDKQIEDMEEVEEVLIALHQHTGAPTQPLVKPKDTVKKGQKIGDSDAKVTSPVHSPVSGEVVKIVETTLPNSRKSMAVLIKNDHEETWDESVEPRDDVDSLSKEDLLKIIREAGIVGLGGAAFPTHIKLMPPPNFPVDTLIINGAECEPYLTGDHRLMLEEGESVIKGVEILIRILGVKKTFIGVEENKSDAAISLDKIVHSMGLDKNIEVVLLRTKYPQGSEKHLIKAITGREVPSGGLPFHVGCIVQNVGTTYAIKRAVYDGIPLIERVLTVSGSGVVEPKNLKVKIGTIASDIIEFCGGAKEEVRKIIFGGPMMGFSAYILDLPVIKGTSGILLFTDQELIEYEEYPCIRCGRCVDACPMGLMPLFIDGYSRIGDFDKAEEFRALDCIECGSCAYICPSKRHLVQSIRMAKTEIIKKRKAVKK, encoded by the coding sequence ATGAGGATTTTAACGTTTGGGAGAGGGGGTGTTCACCCCCCAGAGAGTAAACTTACAAAGGATAAGCAGATTGAAGACATGGAAGAAGTGGAGGAAGTTCTTATTGCTTTACACCAACATACAGGTGCACCAACTCAACCTCTTGTAAAACCTAAGGATACAGTTAAAAAAGGTCAGAAGATTGGAGATAGTGATGCAAAGGTCACCTCTCCTGTCCACTCTCCAGTTTCTGGAGAGGTTGTGAAGATAGTTGAGACTACCCTTCCCAACAGTAGAAAATCTATGGCTGTGCTTATCAAGAATGATCATGAGGAAACTTGGGATGAGAGTGTTGAACCTCGTGATGATGTTGATTCACTTTCAAAGGAAGATCTCCTTAAAATAATTAGAGAGGCAGGGATTGTGGGTTTAGGAGGTGCTGCGTTTCCTACACATATAAAACTCATGCCCCCGCCCAACTTTCCTGTGGATACTCTTATAATAAACGGTGCAGAATGCGAACCTTACCTTACAGGAGACCATAGACTGATGCTTGAAGAGGGAGAGAGTGTGATTAAAGGGGTAGAGATCCTTATAAGGATCCTTGGTGTTAAGAAAACTTTTATAGGTGTTGAAGAGAACAAATCTGATGCTGCCATCTCTCTTGACAAAATAGTTCACAGTATGGGGCTTGACAAAAATATAGAGGTGGTTCTCCTCAGAACAAAGTATCCTCAAGGTTCAGAAAAGCATCTCATAAAAGCCATAACAGGAAGAGAAGTGCCTTCAGGAGGTTTACCTTTTCATGTTGGTTGTATAGTTCAGAATGTTGGAACAACATATGCCATAAAAAGAGCTGTATACGATGGGATTCCACTTATAGAAAGAGTACTCACAGTTTCTGGTTCAGGCGTTGTGGAACCGAAGAATCTAAAGGTCAAAATAGGAACCATTGCATCAGACATAATAGAATTCTGCGGTGGAGCCAAAGAGGAAGTGAGAAAGATAATATTTGGTGGTCCAATGATGGGTTTTTCTGCTTACATCCTTGATTTACCAGTTATAAAGGGAACTTCTGGGATACTTCTATTTACAGATCAGGAATTAATAGAATATGAAGAGTATCCATGTATAAGATGCGGAAGATGTGTTGATGCGTGTCCCATGGGTCTTATGCCTCTTTTTATAGATGGATATTCAAGGATAGGAGATTTTGATAAAGCAGAAGAATTTAGAGCTCTTGATTGTATTGAATGCGGAAGTTGTGCCTATATATGTCCTTCCAAGAGACATCTTGTCCAGTCCATAAGAATGGCAAAAACAGAAATTATTAAGAAGAGAAAGGCGGTGAAAAAATGA